TTTCTAGGATTTTTTGCCGCTTTTCTTCGGATACGTATGGGTGATTATTCAGTACGCGAGATACTGTGGAGACGGAATAACCTGATAACTTGGCAATATCACGAATATTGGCCATGATTGACTCCTTTCATACAGAATGACTGATGTAGAATGGTTGTAAAATAGCTTTTAAAAAAGATAGTACATGATTACCGTAATCAATAAAATGATAATGCTCATTTTCATAATCAAAACAAACGTAATTAAGTTCGTCTTTTGATTGAATTGTCAGTTCTGTTATGTGAGCCAATTCTACTGTTTTATCAATCGGTTTGCAATAGTTATTCAAACTGTGAATGATTAGTGTTTCTTTGTCGGCAGATAAACAAACGAAGTAATAATCTAATCCTAAACCATCTGTTAATTCAAGCATACTATTCATAACTTGATTCCCCCTGTCTTTTGATTAACTATAAAGTATGAAACGCGTATCAGGTCAAGAGGGAGCATTTTTTTATTTTCAATTAGAATTGTTTGAGGATAATATTTTCTTCGATTTGATTGATATCGATTTGCTTCATCTCAGGAAACCAGTTCAACACGTTGGCTGTTGAATAGCTGATTGCTTTTTTCAATGCTTCAAGATCGTCTAAATGTCCAAGCGTCAGGTGTTTTACTAAAGTACCTAAAAAGAAATCACCACAGGCAATTGGATTTTTTGCGTGTACTGGCGGAACCAAAAGATGGTAAATTTGTGTATGTAATTTTGCAATTACTCCTTTCTCTCCTAACGTGATGATAAAATATGGGATAGGCGCTGCCGTTTCGGATTTAAGAAAATCAACATAATCTTCTATGTCATTAAAGGTACGATTTTGGACTAAATCACCTAACTCTTCATCATTGATTTTGATCACATCTGGACTGCCTTTATATGCTTCAGCTAAGGCTTTTCCGCTAGTATCAATAAAGAAGCGAATATTTTCTCCTTGTACTTGTTTTTGCAGTTGATAGATGTAATCATCAGGCATTCCTTTCATCAATGAGCCTGAAAATACAACGGTATCGTTGGGATGAATAGCGCTTAATAGTTGTTCTGTAAAAGCAGATAATAATTCTGACTGTAAAACAAAACTGTTTTCATAAATAGGATAGATTTTTT
The DNA window shown above is from Enterococcus sp. 4G2_DIV0659 and carries:
- a CDS encoding 1-phosphofructokinase family hexose kinase, yielding MIHLICPNPAIDRTVLLENFTSEHPNRPYEVREFAGGKSFNVAYAIDFEDSTVPYCIHTILGGRNGDYLKELAAKRNIELKITTADINTRFCNIIVDTNNKKIYPIYENSFVLQSELLSAFTEQLLSAIHPNDTVVFSGSLMKGMPDDYIYQLQKQVQGENIRFFIDTSGKALAEAYKGSPDVIKINDEELGDLVQNRTFNDIEDYVDFLKSETAAPIPYFIITLGEKGVIAKLHTQIYHLLVPPVHAKNPIACGDFFLGTLVKHLTLGHLDDLEALKKAISYSTANVLNWFPEMKQIDINQIEENIILKQF